Proteins encoded together in one uncultured Desulfosarcina sp. window:
- a CDS encoding purine-nucleoside phosphorylase, with protein sequence MAPTRKTVLEAADFLQEKMDRRPEIAVVTGTGLADAVGPLDDAATFPYETIPHFPVSTVASHSGRLQTGTLDGRPIMVMQGRFHLYEGYTPEQVTFPIRVMQTLGVRSLILSNAAGGMNAAFHEGDLMVIGDHINLTGENPLIGPNEEEWGPRFPDMTAAYDKDLMDLCRQSAESLGIALQSGVYAGLKGPSLETPSEIRYLKTIGADAVGFSTVMETIAAVHAGLRVLALSTITNINDPDRPAPAKLEAIIDVAERNAPALRRLIRSVIARIPKGAAP encoded by the coding sequence TTGGCCCCAACCCGAAAAACCGTTCTCGAAGCGGCCGATTTTCTCCAGGAAAAGATGGACCGGCGCCCGGAAATCGCCGTCGTTACCGGAACCGGCCTGGCCGATGCCGTCGGCCCCCTGGACGATGCAGCGACCTTTCCGTACGAAACCATCCCCCATTTTCCCGTCTCCACCGTGGCGAGTCATTCGGGGCGGCTGCAGACCGGCACCCTCGATGGCCGGCCGATCATGGTCATGCAGGGGCGCTTCCACCTGTATGAGGGGTACACGCCCGAACAGGTCACTTTTCCCATCCGGGTCATGCAGACCCTGGGGGTGCGCAGCCTGATTCTTTCCAATGCCGCCGGCGGCATGAACGCCGCCTTTCACGAAGGCGACCTGATGGTCATTGGCGACCACATCAACCTCACCGGCGAAAATCCGCTCATCGGGCCCAACGAAGAAGAGTGGGGCCCCCGGTTTCCCGATATGACGGCGGCCTACGACAAGGACCTGATGGACCTTTGCCGGCAAAGCGCCGAGAGCCTGGGCATCGCCTTGCAAAGCGGCGTCTATGCCGGCCTGAAAGGGCCGTCACTGGAAACGCCGTCGGAAATCCGCTATCTGAAAACCATCGGCGCCGATGCCGTCGGTTTTTCCACGGTGATGGAAACCATCGCCGCCGTGCATGCCGGCCTGCGGGTGCTGGCCCTGTCCACCATCACCAACATCAATGATCCGGACCGGCCGGCACCGGCAAAGCTGGAGGCGATCATCGATGTGGCCGAGAGAAACGCCCCCGCCCTTCGCCGTCTGATCCGTTCGGTGATCGCCCGCATCCCAAAAGGAGCGGCCCCATGA
- a CDS encoding DRTGG domain-containing protein, with the protein MKIQEIQDTLKGRMLCGEDQMDTVIVAGGAADLMDDVLAAAAKGCALLTGVTTDHVIRTSKIVGVGAIVIVRGKNPPPEFVEMAKSFEIPLMVTDYSLFVACGRLYMNGIRGLDGSW; encoded by the coding sequence ATGAAAATACAAGAGATCCAGGATACCCTCAAAGGCAGGATGCTGTGCGGCGAAGACCAGATGGACACCGTCATCGTAGCCGGCGGCGCGGCCGATCTCATGGACGATGTACTGGCGGCGGCGGCCAAGGGATGCGCCCTGCTGACGGGCGTCACCACGGACCATGTGATCCGGACGTCCAAAATCGTCGGTGTGGGCGCCATTGTCATCGTCAGGGGAAAAAATCCTCCCCCGGAATTCGTGGAGATGGCCAAATCCTTCGAGATCCCGCTGATGGTGACCGACTATTCGCTGTTCGTGGCTTGCGGCCGGCTTTACATGAACGGCATCAGGGGGCTCGACGGATCCTGGTAG
- a CDS encoding (Fe-S)-binding protein, translating into MTIAILLMGGLGLIVGIGLAIASKVFYVYVDPKIVAVDDVLPGANCGGCGFPGCSANAEAIVAGKSSPSSCVAAGEETALAIAAILGVSVEAKEPDIALPGCTYGVADAQTKYRYDGLNDCRAAALLSGGMKVCNIGCLGLGTCAAACPFGAIVMGPEGLPVVDEEKCTGCGTCERVCPKHIITLSSVTRRIIKEYTTEDCTTPCQRACPAGINISRYIEQIVDGDYQGSVQTIKERNPFPTVIGRICPRPCENDCRRQYVDEPVAINFLKRFVADYERTQNERIQPFKAPDTGRRIAVVGGGVEGLSAAFFAARLGHTAVVYEATDRLGGLLNSAIAKYRLSEEILQWDIDGILEMGVEAKTGQMLGRDMSVAGLLDEGYEAVLLASGGWDSRLSRGGEKEVETPLPGGLLLLDLLRSGRDGHPTVACEGETVILGGETLAAKILEKAREAGAERLTFIFREDPDAATAAVLAEAGAQVLTGVGVTRLFGQGEALAGIEVRDAADGQVRMLDARTLVFSAGRFPELVFTRPAEEEETAAPAGAWIGTPPYKQPANAGEIGLFAKGDAMTDFSGAIRAIAAGRRAAATIHMLIYDIPLDLPENVIQPNTVVQNVDHVEAVAPVPRQIMPLADSRELARQMELEKGFDTAAAKAEADRCLRCGLICYRSVETLQPSEQIRDAVNA; encoded by the coding sequence ATGACGATAGCGATTTTATTGATGGGCGGCTTGGGACTTATTGTGGGAATCGGCTTGGCCATCGCCTCAAAGGTCTTCTATGTGTATGTGGATCCCAAGATTGTCGCCGTCGATGATGTGCTGCCCGGCGCCAACTGCGGCGGCTGCGGTTTTCCCGGATGCAGCGCCAATGCCGAAGCCATCGTTGCGGGCAAATCCTCGCCCAGTTCCTGTGTGGCTGCCGGCGAGGAGACGGCATTGGCTATCGCCGCTATCCTCGGCGTCTCCGTGGAGGCCAAGGAACCGGATATCGCCCTGCCCGGATGCACCTATGGCGTGGCCGACGCGCAGACAAAATACCGCTATGACGGATTGAACGACTGCCGTGCCGCGGCCCTGCTCTCCGGCGGCATGAAGGTCTGCAATATCGGCTGCCTGGGGCTGGGCACCTGTGCCGCCGCCTGCCCCTTCGGTGCCATTGTCATGGGACCCGAGGGTCTGCCGGTGGTGGACGAGGAAAAATGCACCGGCTGCGGGACCTGCGAGCGGGTCTGCCCCAAGCACATTATCACGCTTTCCTCCGTCACCCGCAGAATTATAAAAGAGTACACCACCGAAGACTGCACCACCCCCTGTCAGCGGGCCTGCCCGGCGGGCATCAACATCAGCCGCTACATCGAACAGATCGTCGACGGCGATTACCAGGGATCGGTCCAGACCATCAAGGAGCGCAACCCCTTTCCCACGGTGATCGGCCGAATCTGCCCCCGGCCCTGTGAAAACGACTGCCGGCGCCAATATGTGGACGAGCCTGTGGCCATCAACTTTTTAAAGCGTTTTGTGGCCGATTATGAACGCACCCAGAACGAGCGCATCCAGCCGTTCAAGGCACCCGACACCGGGCGCCGCATCGCCGTGGTCGGCGGCGGGGTCGAGGGCCTTTCCGCCGCTTTCTTTGCCGCGCGCCTGGGACACACCGCCGTGGTCTATGAAGCGACCGACCGTCTGGGCGGGCTGCTCAACAGCGCCATTGCCAAATACCGGCTGTCCGAAGAGATCCTCCAATGGGATATCGACGGCATCCTGGAGATGGGCGTCGAAGCAAAGACCGGCCAGATGCTCGGCCGCGACATGAGCGTCGCCGGGTTGCTGGATGAAGGCTACGAAGCGGTCCTGCTGGCATCGGGCGGATGGGACAGCCGCCTTTCACGGGGCGGAGAAAAAGAGGTCGAGACGCCGCTGCCCGGCGGTCTTCTGCTGCTGGATCTGCTGCGTTCCGGACGGGACGGACACCCGACGGTCGCCTGCGAAGGTGAAACCGTGATTCTCGGCGGCGAAACCCTGGCCGCAAAGATTCTCGAAAAGGCCCGGGAAGCCGGAGCCGAGCGGCTGACCTTCATTTTCCGGGAAGATCCGGATGCGGCCACGGCCGCCGTGCTGGCCGAAGCCGGTGCCCAGGTGCTTACCGGTGTCGGCGTCACCCGCCTGTTCGGGCAGGGAGAGGCGCTTGCCGGGATCGAGGTCCGGGACGCAGCCGACGGGCAGGTCCGGATGCTGGATGCCCGGACCCTGGTTTTCTCCGCCGGCCGCTTTCCCGAACTGGTCTTCACACGGCCCGCCGAAGAAGAGGAGACGGCCGCTCCCGCGGGCGCCTGGATTGGGACGCCGCCGTACAAACAGCCTGCCAATGCCGGGGAGATCGGGTTGTTCGCCAAAGGCGACGCAATGACCGATTTCAGCGGCGCCATCAGGGCCATCGCCGCCGGGCGGCGCGCCGCCGCGACGATTCACATGCTGATTTACGATATCCCCCTGGATTTGCCTGAAAACGTCATCCAACCGAATACGGTCGTTCAGAACGTGGATCATGTGGAGGCGGTTGCCCCGGTGCCGCGTCAGATCATGCCCCTGGCCGACAGCCGGGAACTGGCCCGACAGATGGAACTGGAAAAAGGTTTCGACACGGCCGCCGCCAAAGCGGAAGCCGACCGGTGTCTGCGCTGCGGATTGATCTGCTACCGAAGCGTCGAAACCTTGCAGCCGTCGGAACAGATCCGGGACGCGGTCAACGCCTGA
- a CDS encoding SoxR reducing system RseC family protein, producing MATEEGIVFKLGDAGAGTAWVKTTRSSACAGCSSRDTCHVEGGGKEMKVEALNTARARVGDRIVLNIKTSSLLKATFLLYVFPILAMIGGALLGQTVAGMRGSDPSGLSALFGFLFFGLAFITIRIVGRFLSKDNSYRPEIIKIRGARPPSADAPVQSGSDS from the coding sequence ATGGCCACCGAAGAAGGAATCGTATTCAAACTGGGGGACGCGGGAGCGGGAACTGCATGGGTTAAGACTACCCGTTCCAGCGCCTGCGCGGGATGTTCGTCCAGGGACACCTGCCACGTCGAAGGCGGCGGCAAAGAGATGAAGGTGGAGGCCCTCAATACGGCCAGGGCCCGGGTAGGCGACCGGATTGTGCTGAATATCAAGACCTCCTCTTTGCTGAAAGCCACCTTTCTGCTTTACGTTTTCCCGATTCTGGCCATGATTGGCGGCGCCCTGCTGGGGCAAACCGTGGCCGGGATGCGGGGCTCCGATCCATCGGGGCTGTCCGCCCTGTTCGGCTTCCTTTTTTTCGGACTCGCATTTATCACCATTCGCATCGTGGGCCGGTTTCTCTCCAAAGACAACAGTTACAGGCCTGAAATCATCAAGATCCGAGGCGCACGGCCGCCATCGGCCGATGCCCCGGTACAGTCCGGGAGCGATTCGTAA
- a CDS encoding PilZ domain-containing protein, which yields MSDQTVFISSRNTATFRCPKCGQAKTADVSQYATAGKKVTVTCTCACGHRFRCRLENRRQYRKGVDLPGRFSLLGEGKTEDTGLVRVVDISATGLQLQLTVARPFSIGAELIVEFRLDDNKRTPMRKRVIIRNIRGKSIGASFHPNEMDDPALGFYLLP from the coding sequence GTGAGCGATCAGACCGTTTTCATATCCAGCCGTAACACGGCGACCTTCCGCTGCCCGAAGTGCGGCCAGGCCAAAACCGCGGATGTGAGCCAGTACGCAACGGCCGGCAAGAAGGTAACGGTCACCTGTACCTGCGCTTGCGGCCACCGCTTTCGCTGCCGGCTGGAAAATCGCCGTCAATACCGCAAAGGCGTCGATCTGCCGGGCCGGTTTTCCCTGCTGGGGGAAGGTAAGACCGAGGACACCGGCCTGGTCAGGGTGGTGGATATTTCCGCCACCGGCCTTCAACTGCAATTGACCGTTGCGCGCCCTTTTTCCATCGGCGCCGAATTGATCGTTGAATTCCGCCTGGATGACAACAAGCGGACGCCCATGCGAAAACGTGTCATTATCCGGAACATAAGGGGGAAATCCATCGGCGCCTCCTTTCACCCCAACGAGATGGACGACCCTGCCCTGGGATTCTATCTGCTGCCCTGA
- a CDS encoding iron transporter: MSSFRSSTGTGLRRGAAKGWRGFVWMLKIILPVSLLTFLLDFFGCLAHLDGLLEPLMGAIHLPAMAALPLLAGLLTGIYGGIAAMTVLPFTVQQMTLMAVFLLIAHSLIQEGLVQHHSGCPMWMATANRLVAAVLTVFVMEWLMGPETAQKAAGMAPAAATTAFRPAFQAWGLAMAGLCLKMLLIVVGMMMVMELAKQYRLIEKVVRLIEPLLGLLGLDRQVGLLWLTAALLGIAYGGALIVEEVREGKLPPDRLKTLHVSIGINHAMLEDPALFLPLGIHPFWLWIPRLIVAVMFAHVHRLWLWTRARRRSLVVNAMTAESLKP; this comes from the coding sequence ATGTCATCGTTTCGGTCTTCAACAGGCACCGGTCTGCGGCGGGGCGCCGCCAAAGGCTGGCGGGGATTTGTCTGGATGCTCAAGATCATCCTGCCGGTATCCCTGTTGACGTTTTTATTGGACTTCTTCGGCTGCCTGGCCCACCTGGACGGGCTGTTGGAGCCGCTTATGGGGGCCATCCATCTGCCGGCCATGGCGGCGCTGCCGTTGCTGGCCGGCCTGTTGACCGGCATTTACGGAGGCATTGCGGCCATGACCGTACTGCCCTTTACCGTCCAGCAGATGACCCTGATGGCGGTGTTTCTGCTGATCGCCCACAGCCTGATCCAGGAAGGCCTGGTGCAGCACCATTCCGGCTGCCCCATGTGGATGGCCACCGCCAACCGCCTGGTGGCGGCGGTATTGACGGTATTTGTCATGGAATGGCTCATGGGGCCGGAGACTGCCCAAAAAGCAGCCGGGATGGCGCCGGCAGCCGCAACGACCGCATTCCGACCGGCCTTCCAGGCCTGGGGCCTCGCCATGGCAGGGCTGTGCCTGAAGATGCTGCTGATCGTCGTCGGGATGATGATGGTCATGGAACTGGCGAAGCAGTATCGCCTGATCGAAAAAGTGGTGCGGCTGATCGAACCCCTTTTGGGGCTGCTGGGTCTCGACCGGCAGGTGGGCCTGTTGTGGTTGACGGCCGCGCTGCTGGGGATCGCTTACGGCGGGGCGCTGATCGTGGAGGAGGTCCGGGAGGGAAAACTGCCTCCGGATCGGCTCAAAACGCTGCACGTTTCCATCGGGATCAATCATGCCATGCTGGAAGACCCGGCCCTTTTTCTTCCCCTGGGCATTCACCCCTTTTGGCTTTGGATCCCGCGGCTGATCGTGGCGGTGATGTTCGCCCATGTCCACCGGCTTTGGTTGTGGACGCGGGCGCGCCGCCGGTCCCTGGTGGTCAACGCCATGACCGCAGAAAGCCTGAAACCATGA
- a CDS encoding DUF3108 domain-containing protein, with protein MNGGVRTPLVRRHPGKTGNRRAANRPGSVNWIAVFSAAAVFFAAGSVRAEGDAAADLTAFQPGERLTFALKWTIVPAGTAVLEVLPREHMAGLDAFHFVLTAQSNAFVDAFYMVRDRVDAWSDATMQRSLLYRKKQHEGSTRRDITVTFDWEAMTVQYINGNKVREPIAITEGSFDPLSVFYWSRFVPLAVGGRLQCPVTDGKKHVLGIAHVVRRESIQVPAGRFDTFLIEPDLRHVGGVFEKSPDAKLQLWVTADRRRLPVKLKSKVVVGSFSGELTGMIGTVTPAAPDLSTRP; from the coding sequence ATGAATGGCGGTGTTCGAACGCCGCTTGTCCGGCGGCATCCCGGCAAGACCGGCAACAGGCGGGCTGCCAATCGCCCGGGTTCTGTCAACTGGATTGCCGTTTTTTCCGCAGCGGCCGTTTTTTTCGCGGCGGGTTCCGTCCGGGCGGAAGGCGACGCCGCGGCAGATCTCACCGCGTTCCAGCCCGGCGAACGGCTGACCTTCGCCCTCAAATGGACCATTGTTCCCGCCGGAACCGCCGTTCTGGAGGTCCTGCCCAGGGAGCACATGGCCGGTCTGGATGCCTTTCACTTTGTGCTCACCGCTCAGTCCAATGCATTCGTGGATGCCTTTTACATGGTGCGAGACCGCGTCGATGCCTGGTCCGACGCTACCATGCAGCGGTCTCTGCTCTACCGGAAAAAGCAGCATGAAGGCAGTACCCGGCGGGATATCACCGTCACCTTCGACTGGGAGGCGATGACGGTCCAGTATATCAACGGGAACAAGGTTCGAGAGCCCATCGCCATCACGGAGGGCAGTTTCGATCCTTTGTCCGTTTTCTACTGGTCCCGGTTCGTGCCGTTGGCCGTTGGCGGGCGGCTGCAGTGTCCGGTTACCGACGGCAAGAAACACGTTTTGGGGATCGCCCATGTCGTCCGGCGGGAGAGTATCCAGGTTCCTGCCGGAAGGTTCGACACCTTTCTTATCGAACCGGATTTGCGGCATGTCGGCGGCGTTTTCGAAAAAAGCCCCGACGCCAAGCTGCAGTTGTGGGTTACCGCAGACCGGCGGCGGCTGCCGGTAAAATTGAAAAGCAAAGTGGTTGTCGGCAGCTTTTCGGGTGAATTGACGGGTATGATCGGGACGGTCACGCCGGCTGCACCCGATTTGTCGACCCGTCCTTGA
- a CDS encoding lactate utilization protein — translation MESDYRSWLWEKWAERCVKNLIRNEFDARFVPDIPAAAAAIMELVAPFESFGFGGSDTTRSLGVLEKLKAAGKTVHDHWQSGLSKEEDLAIRLAQGRCDCFFCSANAVSATGEIVNVDGIGNRTNAMTFGTKKVVIVAGMNKVTPDLDSALKRVRDVAAPMRAKSLKMKTPCAENGLCSDCRAPQRICRITTILHRKPMLTDISVILIGQSLGF, via the coding sequence ATGGAATCCGATTATCGAAGCTGGTTATGGGAGAAATGGGCCGAGCGCTGTGTGAAAAATCTGATCAGGAACGAATTCGATGCCCGGTTCGTACCGGACATTCCGGCCGCTGCCGCCGCGATCATGGAGTTGGTGGCGCCCTTCGAATCCTTCGGCTTCGGCGGCTCCGACACGACGCGAAGCCTGGGCGTTTTAGAAAAGCTCAAGGCTGCCGGAAAAACCGTTCACGATCACTGGCAATCCGGTTTGAGCAAGGAAGAGGACCTGGCCATCCGCCTGGCCCAGGGGCGCTGCGACTGCTTTTTTTGCAGTGCCAACGCCGTTTCCGCCACCGGTGAAATCGTCAACGTGGACGGCATCGGCAACCGCACCAATGCCATGACCTTCGGCACGAAGAAGGTGGTCATCGTCGCCGGGATGAACAAGGTGACCCCGGATCTGGACAGCGCCCTGAAGCGGGTGCGCGACGTGGCCGCGCCCATGCGCGCCAAGAGCCTGAAAATGAAAACCCCCTGCGCCGAAAACGGTCTCTGTTCGGACTGCCGGGCGCCTCAGCGCATCTGCCGCATCACCACCATCCTGCACCGCAAGCCGATGCTGACCGACATCAGCGTCATTCTGATCGGCCAGTCTCTGGGGTTCTAG
- a CDS encoding peptidylprolyl isomerase — protein MIFLTRTLSAFAVSLALLLPTLPGHAAETQPQAGQIARVNDQMLMREDLDRELKLVSLRLTRQGRPVSEAQLKHYESDIRETLINRTLLLQQSKSAGVDVKESLVTKALGEFKAAFDGEMAYARALADMGFSEEGLKNQIRDGLAVKALIDDKVTRNISLSDRQVRAFYDENPDLFRQPEQVRASHILIQVPENADQEKKAKALAAIQALKARIGNGEDFAVLAMENSDCPSKAKGGDLGFFGREQMVKPFSDAAFALQPGQMSDVVETRFGYHLIRVTERKEEQTLPFNDVKEAIASRLRQEQEGKKIDAYIENLKEHADIKRFPL, from the coding sequence ATGATCTTTTTGACCAGAACCCTGTCCGCCTTCGCCGTTTCCCTGGCACTGCTTTTACCGACGCTTCCGGGGCACGCCGCCGAGACGCAGCCGCAGGCCGGGCAGATCGCCCGGGTCAACGACCAGATGCTGATGCGCGAAGACCTGGACCGGGAACTGAAACTGGTCTCGCTGCGGTTGACCCGGCAGGGACGGCCGGTAAGCGAGGCCCAGTTGAAGCACTATGAATCCGACATCCGCGAAACCCTGATCAATCGAACCTTGCTCTTGCAGCAGTCCAAATCCGCGGGAGTGGATGTCAAGGAGAGCCTCGTGACCAAGGCCTTGGGCGAGTTCAAGGCGGCCTTCGACGGCGAAATGGCCTATGCCCGGGCCCTGGCCGATATGGGGTTTTCCGAAGAGGGCCTCAAGAATCAGATCCGGGATGGCCTGGCCGTCAAAGCCCTGATCGACGACAAAGTGACCCGGAATATTTCCCTTTCGGATCGTCAGGTCCGCGCCTTTTACGACGAAAATCCCGACCTGTTCCGCCAACCCGAGCAGGTCAGGGCCTCCCACATCCTGATTCAGGTTCCGGAAAATGCCGATCAGGAAAAGAAAGCCAAGGCCCTGGCCGCTATTCAGGCCCTGAAAGCCCGCATCGGAAACGGTGAAGACTTCGCCGTTCTGGCCATGGAGAACTCCGACTGCCCCAGCAAGGCCAAGGGGGGCGATCTGGGCTTTTTCGGACGGGAACAGATGGTCAAGCCCTTTTCAGATGCCGCTTTTGCCCTGCAGCCGGGCCAGATGAGCGACGTGGTGGAGACCCGTTTCGGCTACCATCTGATTCGGGTGACCGAACGCAAAGAGGAGCAGACCCTGCCTTTCAACGATGTCAAGGAGGCCATCGCCAGCCGCCTGCGCCAGGAGCAGGAGGGGAAAAAAATAGACGCCTACATTGAGAATTTGAAGGAACATGCGGATATTAAACGATTTCCGTTGTAG
- a CDS encoding cold shock domain-containing protein: MANGTVKWFNDKKGYGFINENEGRDIFVHFSAIDMPGFKTLSEGDAVMFDVEESDRGPEAKNVRKAT; encoded by the coding sequence TTGGCTAACGGAACAGTAAAATGGTTCAATGACAAGAAGGGGTATGGGTTTATCAACGAAAACGAAGGTCGGGACATTTTTGTCCACTTTTCAGCCATCGACATGCCGGGGTTTAAGACGCTGTCCGAGGGCGACGCGGTCATGTTCGATGTCGAAGAGAGCGACCGCGGCCCCGAGGCCAAGAATGTGAGAAAAGCGACCTGA
- a CDS encoding diacylglycerol kinase family protein, with translation MKSTPRYIILANPASGNLPMRRRYALLKQAADLLSAEIHGLDTASAEEFSRCAREQAERCDVLVVAGGDGTFSLAINAAATPSTALAFLPFGTGNALTYALGYRGKTETIAARIRAGRVHACDLIDCCGKKRGFMVSLGIDGAQIRLYEKYRRRGYRGLNAHIRAGLRAYFKEYRPAGAVVTVDDVSRRVRRLTSFMVVKQPFFGMGLQAVPRARWGDGFLHTLTLASGLPGIVGGLFTGFTIGNRCGDYRRGKTAAVRSTTPLTLQIDGDTGWSADQFTFSVLAGAIRLKY, from the coding sequence ATGAAATCGACGCCGCGTTACATCATCCTCGCCAATCCGGCTTCCGGGAACCTGCCGATGCGCCGACGCTACGCCCTTCTCAAACAGGCTGCCGACCTGTTGTCCGCCGAAATTCACGGTCTGGATACCGCTTCGGCCGAGGAATTCTCGCGATGCGCCCGCGAGCAGGCCGAACGCTGCGACGTGCTCGTCGTGGCCGGCGGAGACGGGACCTTCTCTCTGGCCATCAATGCCGCTGCAACCCCATCCACGGCACTGGCCTTTTTGCCTTTCGGCACGGGCAACGCCCTGACCTACGCGCTGGGGTACCGGGGAAAAACGGAAACCATCGCCGCCAGGATCCGCGCAGGGCGGGTACACGCCTGCGACCTAATCGACTGTTGCGGGAAAAAGAGAGGATTCATGGTGTCGCTGGGCATCGACGGTGCGCAGATTCGCCTATACGAGAAATACCGCCGGCGGGGCTACAGGGGGTTGAACGCACATATCCGGGCCGGTCTGCGGGCCTATTTCAAGGAGTATCGACCCGCCGGCGCCGTGGTTACGGTGGATGACGTCAGCCGGCGCGTCAGGCGCCTGACCAGTTTCATGGTCGTCAAGCAGCCCTTTTTCGGCATGGGGTTGCAGGCCGTTCCCCGGGCCCGCTGGGGCGATGGGTTTCTCCATACCCTGACCCTGGCCTCCGGCCTGCCGGGAATCGTGGGCGGCCTGTTCACCGGATTTACCATCGGCAACCGATGCGGCGACTATCGCCGCGGCAAAACGGCGGCCGTACGATCGACAACCCCGTTGACGCTGCAGATCGACGGAGATACGGGGTGGTCTGCGGATCAATTCACGTTTTCCGTGCTGGCGGGAGCTATCCGGCTGAAATATTAA
- a CDS encoding topoisomerase DNA-binding C4 zinc finger domain-containing protein translates to MEKQALTCPACGSSATYRYGRTINGKKRRICMLCNRQYVVDGPRRNDTLRPNCPVCNQPMHRYMQKKGFIRYRCSNYPRCRTYLRVDRPNEPNRSSPANGMASQTLSYLK, encoded by the coding sequence ATGGAAAAGCAAGCCCTGACATGCCCGGCCTGCGGTTCGAGTGCGACCTATCGCTACGGCCGCACCATCAACGGCAAGAAGCGGCGCATTTGCATGCTCTGCAATCGCCAGTATGTTGTCGACGGACCGCGGCGCAACGACACGCTCAGACCGAATTGCCCGGTCTGCAACCAACCCATGCACCGCTATATGCAGAAAAAGGGCTTCATTCGCTACCGGTGCAGCAACTATCCCCGATGCCGGACCTATCTGAGGGTCGATCGACCCAACGAACCGAATCGGTCCTCACCGGCCAATGGCATGGCTTCCCAAACCTTGTCATACCTGAAGTAG